From Schistocerca cancellata isolate TAMUIC-IGC-003103 chromosome 6, iqSchCanc2.1, whole genome shotgun sequence, a single genomic window includes:
- the LOC126190881 gene encoding uncharacterized protein LOC126190881 — MSVNTSQPIVSHSPKNNSKQCSATNVLSVDIPGEDFEYSCLSCYLCNGYYGPCFGEPVCATCHAFVFPEDLYYTVAVAVLSEKTDDGDSGNDEPTDLYYAVDRRLSQQQLPHPPPAPSAASGEEPAVAAAPLQQVVPLPPPPPPPPPRPTPLARRLEILSTPSEPFDLRMSPGVLERLPPEVLLAVFSYLDDMSLWSVGNACKRWAHLVQTHVSNEQWRQYTMQRWPLFKPLFIVQNWFKVYSKLTESCACKLCLQHMALQLQPPGEENSWRRNRLRNELKSLRTDPPEGIEAIPLDQKCCHWQATITGPVGSPYEGGLFYLYLQVPYSYPMCPPVVRFLTKIFHPNVSRHGDVGIDSIQHNWSLALTISKVLISVQSLLTDPYCQVCMEPSVGELYMNNREAFENVARAWTWRYAMHDAIIPQ, encoded by the exons tgTCTGTCCTGCTATCTGTGCAATGGTTATTATGGTCCATGTTTTGGTGAACCAGTCTGTGCTACATGCCACGCTTTTGTTTTTCCAGAGGACTTGTATTACACCGTAGCAGTTGCAGTACTCAGTGAG AAAACTGATGATGGAGATTCGGGAAATGACGAACCCACAGACCTATATTACGCAGTCGACAGACGCCTCAGCCAGCAGCAGCTACCCCACCCTCCACCTGCACCGTCAGCAGCCTCTGGTGAAGAACCTGCGGTGGCAGCAGCACCACTCCAGCAAGTGGTGCCCCTGCCTCCCCCACCTCCACCTCCCCCACCTCGCCCTACGCCACTGGCAAGGAGGCTCGAAATATTGAGCACACCATCGGAACCGTTTGATCTGAGAATGAGCCCTGGAGTGCTTGAGCGCTTGCCACCAGAGG TTCTCCTTGCTGTCTTTTCATATCTTGATGATATGTCACTATGGAGTGTGGGAAATGCTTGTAAGCGTTGGGCTCATCTCGTCCAGACCCACGTGAGCAATGAACAATGGCGACAGTACACAATGCAGCGCTGGCCTCTCTTCAAACCTCTATTTATTGTTCAGAACTGGTTCAAAGTTTATTCTAAACT CACAGAGAGCTGTGCTTGCAAGCTATGTCTTCAACATATGGCACTACAGCTGCAACCACCTGGAGAAGAGAATTCTTGGAGGAGAAACAGGCTCAGAAATGAACTTAAGA GCTTGAGAACAGATCCTCCTGAAGGCATTGAGGCCATACCATTGGATCAGAAATGTTGTCATTGGCAGGCTACAATTACTGGCCCTGTAGGCAGCCCCTACGAAGGAGGCCTCTTTTACTTGTACCTCCAGGTACCTTACAGTTATCCCATGTGTCCACCTGTAGTGCGTTTTCTCACAAAGATATTTCATCCAAATGTTTCCCGGCATGGTGATGTTGGCATCGACTCAATTCAGCACAACTGGAGCTTGGCGCTGACCATATCAAAGGTTCTGATATCAGTGCAGAGTCTTCTCACAGATCCATATTGCCAA GTGTGTATGGAACCATCAGTAGGTGAATTGTATATGAATAATAGAGAAGCCTTTGAAAATGTGGCCAGAGCATGGACTTGGCGTTATGCCATGCATGATGCCATTATACCTCAGTAG